A portion of the Candidatus Wallbacteria bacterium genome contains these proteins:
- a CDS encoding 2-oxoacid:acceptor oxidoreductase subunit alpha: MPDKKSKRKLLLQGNEACAMGAIDAGCRFFGGYPITPSTEIAELLSEELPKVGGKFIQMEDELGSICACIGASIAGSKSLTATSGPGFSLMQEGIGYGCLTETPVVIVNVMRGGPSTGLPTCTAQGDMQQSRFGTHGDHEIIVLSASNVKECYDNTIKAFNFAEKYRTPVILLLDEVVAHMRQNVELPARSELVIINRKKPEVHPDWYVPYDRDLQVPVLADFGEGYRYNVTGLIHDDLGYPTNDTSEIEALTSRIMRKIEDSTDDICTAELIDCENPDVIVIAFGSVVLSAREAIRKVHLKNTRQNQRITKLKKLWPFKKDWRPARIGLVKLETIWPFPDKILDQLIESCRNTCKKIIVAEMSFGQVFREIERINRGRLPLDGYFQVNGELAYPEAIFKKITGVLS; encoded by the coding sequence ATGCCGGATAAAAAAAGCAAACGGAAGCTTTTATTGCAGGGAAATGAAGCCTGCGCCATGGGCGCAATCGATGCAGGCTGCCGCTTCTTCGGGGGATACCCGATCACACCATCCACAGAGATCGCCGAACTCCTCTCTGAAGAACTTCCCAAAGTGGGGGGAAAATTCATCCAGATGGAAGATGAACTGGGCAGCATCTGCGCCTGCATCGGCGCTTCCATTGCCGGATCCAAATCCCTGACCGCTACTTCAGGCCCCGGATTTTCACTGATGCAGGAAGGCATCGGATACGGCTGCCTTACCGAGACTCCGGTGGTGATCGTGAATGTGATGCGTGGCGGGCCTTCAACTGGACTGCCAACCTGCACTGCCCAGGGAGACATGCAGCAGTCCCGCTTCGGGACACACGGTGACCACGAAATCATCGTGCTTTCGGCTTCCAATGTCAAGGAATGCTATGACAATACTATCAAAGCCTTCAACTTTGCTGAAAAATACCGGACTCCAGTAATTCTGCTGCTGGACGAAGTCGTGGCTCACATGCGGCAGAATGTGGAACTGCCGGCCAGATCGGAGCTCGTGATCATCAACAGGAAAAAACCCGAGGTCCACCCTGACTGGTATGTCCCCTACGACCGCGATCTCCAGGTTCCGGTGCTGGCGGATTTCGGCGAAGGTTACCGTTACAACGTCACCGGCCTGATCCACGATGACCTTGGTTATCCCACAAATGACACCAGTGAAATCGAAGCCCTCACTTCCAGGATCATGAGGAAAATAGAGGACAGTACTGATGACATCTGCACCGCTGAACTGATCGACTGCGAAAACCCTGACGTGATAGTGATCGCTTTCGGCTCAGTCGTCCTCTCTGCCAGGGAAGCCATCCGCAAGGTGCACCTGAAAAACACCAGACAGAATCAGCGCATTACCAAGTTGAAGAAGCTCTGGCCATTCAAGAAAGACTGGCGGCCAGCCAGGATCGGCCTGGTCAAGCTTGAAACGATCTGGCCCTTCCCTGATAAAATCCTGGATCAGCTGATCGAGAGTTGTCGGAACACATGCAAAAAGATCATCGTCGCCGAAATGAGCTTTGGACAGGTTTTCCGTGAAATCGAAAGGATCAACAGGGGCCGTCTCCCGTTGGACGGTTATTTCCAGGTCAATGGCGAGCTGGCTTATCCTGAAGCGATTTTCAAGAAAATCACTGGAGTATTATCATGA
- a CDS encoding fumarate hydratase, whose translation MLSRELILKDLSGLISDLNFSLPAEYLALLESEFSAAGESTGSLELIEKNCLASRSGRLPLCQDCGFVSVLVEKGHSLKLDFQLSELIDQAVSECYCKLSLRKSIVKSPLLRENTGTNTPALIHFEEIPGKSLKISLMLKGGGSENIAFAEAVNPDTSSDGLADFIERRIGPSLPNACPPLIIGVGLGGNLELASALSKKALFRKPGERSPKAHLSEFEEKLKLRLNSLGCGPFGLKGKLAVLSVQAEESPCHIACFPVAVNAICHSYRVGELSYQDPRC comes from the coding sequence ATGCTCTCCAGAGAACTTATCCTGAAAGACCTGTCAGGTCTGATCTCTGATTTGAATTTTTCCCTTCCAGCAGAGTATCTGGCTCTGCTGGAATCTGAATTTTCCGCAGCTGGTGAATCAACCGGATCTCTTGAACTTATAGAAAAAAATTGTCTTGCCTCCAGGTCCGGCAGGCTCCCGCTCTGCCAGGACTGCGGATTCGTCAGTGTGCTGGTGGAAAAAGGACACAGCCTGAAACTTGATTTTCAGTTGAGCGAATTGATTGATCAGGCAGTGTCCGAATGCTACTGCAAACTCAGCCTGCGGAAATCCATCGTGAAATCTCCCCTGCTCCGTGAAAACACAGGCACCAATACTCCAGCTTTGATCCACTTCGAAGAAATACCCGGTAAATCCCTGAAAATCAGTTTGATGTTGAAAGGCGGCGGTTCTGAAAATATCGCTTTTGCTGAAGCTGTAAATCCTGATACGAGTTCAGACGGATTAGCTGATTTCATCGAGAGAAGAATCGGACCTTCGCTGCCAAATGCCTGCCCTCCACTGATCATAGGTGTAGGCTTAGGCGGAAATCTGGAGCTGGCCTCTGCTCTCTCCAAGAAAGCCCTGTTCAGAAAACCGGGGGAAAGAAGCCCAAAAGCGCATCTTTCGGAATTCGAGGAAAAACTTAAACTCAGGCTTAATAGTTTGGGTTGCGGTCCCTTTGGCCTTAAAGGCAAACTTGCTGTTCTCTCAGTCCAGGCCGAAGAATCACCCTGCCACATCGCCTGCTTCCCTGTTGCAGTGAACGCAATCTGCCATTCTTACAGAGTAGGTGAACTGAGTTACCAAGATCCAAGATGCTGA
- a CDS encoding FAD-binding oxidoreductase — translation MKLDVAIIGAGITGSALAYYLSKRGIKNIAVFEKQYVCSGSTGRCGGGIRQQWATPGNCRLAYRSVKHFEKLEQELGYPTEYYQGGYLLLAFTEEEKKQFEKNVLMQQKAGVPVRLISQSEIKKMFPYIKTDDVKIGTHCQTDGHANPMLVTQAYAEAAKKNGVKFHLFTEIKKIERRGEQITSISTETGDKFEVGVFFNAAGGYSADVAAMAGLEIPTRPQRHEILVTEPLKKFLDPLVISFHHHIYFRQTMHGSLVMGWGDDNEPYSHNTESSLEFLKVMSRQITKLVPAMKSVKIIRQWAGLYNMTPDAQPILGRMPGLSNYYQAVGYSGHGFMIAPAVTELMAELIDTGKTSIDISELTIDRFKGNQSFTLEKSVV, via the coding sequence ATGAAGCTTGATGTGGCGATCATCGGCGCAGGGATTACAGGTTCAGCTCTTGCATATTACCTGTCAAAACGAGGCATCAAGAACATCGCTGTCTTCGAAAAACAATATGTCTGTTCAGGCTCCACCGGCCGTTGCGGCGGAGGCATCAGACAGCAATGGGCCACACCTGGAAACTGCAGGCTCGCCTATAGATCGGTCAAGCATTTCGAGAAACTGGAACAGGAGCTGGGTTATCCAACAGAATATTATCAGGGCGGATATCTTCTGCTGGCGTTCACTGAGGAAGAAAAAAAGCAGTTTGAGAAGAATGTCCTGATGCAGCAGAAAGCTGGAGTGCCAGTAAGGCTCATTTCACAATCAGAAATTAAAAAAATGTTTCCCTATATTAAAACCGATGACGTGAAAATCGGTACCCACTGTCAGACTGACGGACACGCCAACCCCATGCTTGTAACGCAGGCATATGCCGAAGCAGCCAAGAAAAACGGAGTGAAATTCCACCTTTTCACTGAAATAAAGAAAATTGAACGCAGGGGCGAACAGATCACTTCAATCTCAACAGAAACAGGAGATAAATTTGAAGTCGGCGTATTTTTTAACGCCGCTGGGGGCTATTCAGCAGATGTAGCTGCCATGGCAGGACTGGAAATTCCGACCAGGCCTCAGCGCCATGAAATCCTCGTCACTGAACCCCTGAAAAAATTCCTGGATCCTTTAGTGATTTCCTTCCACCATCACATCTACTTCCGCCAGACTATGCATGGATCATTAGTGATGGGCTGGGGAGACGACAATGAACCATACAGCCACAACACCGAGAGTTCACTGGAATTTCTCAAGGTGATGAGCCGCCAGATCACCAAACTAGTTCCTGCCATGAAATCAGTGAAAATCATCAGACAATGGGCCGGGTTATACAATATGACTCCTGATGCCCAGCCGATCCTGGGCCGAATGCCCGGACTTTCAAATTATTACCAGGCTGTCGGCTATTCCGGGCATGGCTTCATGATCGCTCCTGCAGTCACGGAGCTGATGGCCGAGCTGATCGATACAGGCAAGACATCCATCGATATCAGCGAACTCACCATAGACCGCTTCAAGGGAAACCAGTCATTCACTCTCGAAAAATCAGTTGTTTGA
- a CDS encoding 4Fe-4S binding protein gives MPNSVYIYRNWCKKCGICVEFCPKGVFHQETTGEVTVKNPENCIKCKFCELRCPDFAITVPESEKDDAG, from the coding sequence ATGCCTAATTCAGTTTACATTTACAGGAACTGGTGCAAAAAATGCGGGATCTGCGTTGAATTCTGCCCCAAGGGTGTGTTCCACCAGGAAACGACAGGAGAAGTCACCGTGAAAAACCCGGAAAATTGTATTAAATGCAAATTCTGTGAACTGCGCTGCCCTGACTTCGCTATTACAGTACCAGAAAGTGAGAAAGACGATGCCGGATAA
- a CDS encoding 2-oxoacid:ferredoxin oxidoreductase subunit beta gives MNKGRTPDHVVFKYLRKNKKFPHIFCQGCGHGIVLGALIRAIDKLKLNIDNLVMVSGIGCSSRAPVYVDFNTLHTLHGRALPFATGIKLANPDLKVIVITGDGDASAIGGNHFIHSCRRNIEITCIVLNNNIYGMTGGQYSPTTPVGGSSATAPFGNIERPFDICDLAVGAGASFVARGTAYHVTGLIGLIEQALQKPGFSVVEAVSQCYTAYGRRNKFKSPSDMLRWQKENSIDVRAWDKLPPEKRAGKIKTGILADHEYTEYTREYQKIIERAAGGDHEKE, from the coding sequence ATGAACAAGGGCAGAACCCCGGACCATGTTGTATTTAAATATTTGAGGAAAAACAAGAAATTTCCGCATATTTTCTGCCAGGGCTGCGGGCACGGCATTGTGCTCGGAGCCCTGATCCGCGCCATCGATAAACTCAAATTGAACATCGATAATCTAGTGATGGTGTCAGGGATCGGCTGCAGCTCCCGCGCCCCGGTTTATGTGGATTTCAACACTCTCCACACCCTTCATGGCAGGGCCCTGCCATTTGCCACCGGAATCAAGCTGGCGAACCCGGACCTGAAGGTGATCGTAATCACCGGCGACGGCGATGCCTCCGCCATCGGAGGCAATCATTTCATCCACTCCTGCCGGCGCAATATCGAAATCACCTGTATCGTGCTCAACAACAATATTTACGGCATGACCGGCGGGCAATACAGCCCCACCACACCGGTTGGCGGAAGCTCCGCCACAGCGCCATTCGGGAATATTGAGAGACCATTCGACATCTGCGACCTGGCAGTGGGAGCCGGTGCCTCATTTGTCGCCAGAGGCACAGCCTATCATGTCACAGGATTGATCGGCCTGATCGAACAGGCACTGCAGAAACCAGGATTCAGCGTCGTGGAAGCAGTCAGCCAGTGCTACACAGCTTATGGACGCCGCAATAAATTCAAGTCTCCCTCAGACATGCTGCGCTGGCAGAAAGAGAATTCAATCGATGTCAGGGCCTGGGACAAGCTCCCGCCGGAAAAAAGAGCGGGGAAAATCAAAACTGGAATTCTGGCGGACCACGAATATACTGAATACACACGTGAATATCAGAAAATCATAGAAAGAGCCGCCGGAGGGGATCATGAAAAAGAGTAA
- a CDS encoding (2Fe-2S)-binding protein, producing MKKNQVIICRCEDITEDEIRACIREHGFTTINEIRKLLRAGMGMCQGRTCQSLIARILAEETGRTVDQISLPTVRQPAKPVEFEIFLKEEK from the coding sequence ATGAAGAAGAATCAGGTCATCATCTGCCGCTGCGAAGATATCACTGAGGATGAAATCAGGGCCTGCATACGTGAACACGGTTTCACCACAATCAATGAAATCAGAAAACTTCTCCGCGCCGGCATGGGCATGTGCCAGGGCCGCACCTGCCAGAGCCTGATCGCGAGGATCCTGGCAGAGGAAACCGGCCGCACTGTAGATCAGATCTCTCTCCCCACTGTCAGGCAGCCGGCCAAGCCCGTAGAATTCGAAATTTTCCTCAAGGAGGAAAAATGA
- a CDS encoding DMT family transporter, with product MLKEFRTYTLAVLAMAFWGLSFVWTKIVYKYYHPFAVVFIRLVISSALLLMYSRSKRDRIARPDILPLLILSMFEPLLYFLCESLGLKYVSSTVASLIIAMIPVLIPVGAFLFLRERLSGSGIIGLIISLAGVASLILGPDLTFRYSPLGILLMLGAVLSAVSYNLICARLVKKYSPLTLVTWQNTAGVLYFLPLFLIYGLDSVRQTPVAGELVLNILNLAVFSSTLAFVFNNQVIQDIGVSRTNIFTNLIPVFTALSAYLLLGESFDLAKLASMAVIISGVAISQLKPAEKPAW from the coding sequence ATGCTGAAAGAATTCAGGACTTACACGCTGGCAGTGCTTGCCATGGCATTCTGGGGACTTTCCTTTGTCTGGACCAAGATCGTCTACAAATATTATCATCCCTTTGCAGTCGTCTTCATCAGGCTGGTGATATCCAGCGCACTGCTGCTCATGTACTCACGGAGTAAGCGAGACAGGATCGCCAGGCCCGACATCCTTCCTCTGCTGATCCTGTCCATGTTCGAGCCGCTGCTTTACTTTCTCTGTGAAAGCCTGGGACTAAAGTATGTTTCTTCCACAGTAGCTTCTCTGATCATAGCCATGATCCCGGTCTTGATTCCTGTAGGGGCGTTCCTGTTCCTCCGCGAGCGATTGAGCGGCAGCGGGATCATCGGGTTGATCATTTCACTGGCTGGTGTTGCATCTCTGATTCTGGGGCCGGACCTGACATTCCGCTACTCGCCGCTCGGCATATTGCTGATGCTGGGTGCCGTATTGTCCGCAGTCAGTTACAACCTGATCTGCGCCAGGCTGGTGAAGAAATATTCTCCGCTGACACTGGTCACATGGCAGAATACCGCTGGAGTGCTCTATTTTCTTCCCCTTTTTCTGATCTACGGACTGGACTCAGTGCGGCAGACGCCTGTTGCCGGGGAGCTGGTGCTCAACATCCTGAACCTGGCCGTCTTTTCCTCGACCCTGGCTTTTGTATTCAACAATCAGGTAATCCAAGACATCGGCGTGAGCAGGACCAATATCTTCACGAACCTGATTCCGGTCTTCACCGCCCTCAGCGCCTATCTGCTGCTCGGCGAGAGCTTCGACCTGGCTAAACTAGCCTCCATGGCCGTGATCATCAGCGGAGTAGCGATTTCGCAGCTGAAGCCAGCAGAGAAACCAGCTTGGTGA
- a CDS encoding 2-oxoacid:acceptor oxidoreductase family protein, producing MKKSKRYEIRLSGSGGQGLIMAGILLADAVSIYGKYNVIQSQSYGPEARGGASKSEVIISDEAIYYPKALKLDLLLCLSQDACDKFYRDLKGNGMLVVDTTYVKSPPLHDLIHAFPLTSTAIRELGKSISTNILSLGLLAGLVPQIDLEGLKTAVRKRMPPHIVEMNLKALDIGYGLAPK from the coding sequence ATGAAAAAGAGTAAAAGATATGAAATCAGGCTCTCGGGTTCAGGCGGACAGGGTCTGATCATGGCCGGCATCCTGCTTGCTGACGCAGTTTCAATTTATGGAAAATACAATGTGATCCAGTCCCAGTCTTACGGCCCTGAAGCCCGCGGCGGAGCATCCAAATCCGAGGTGATCATCTCCGACGAAGCGATTTACTATCCGAAAGCCCTGAAACTGGACCTGCTGCTCTGCCTGTCCCAGGACGCCTGCGACAAGTTCTACAGGGACCTCAAGGGAAATGGCATGCTGGTAGTGGATACGACTTATGTCAAATCTCCGCCCCTGCATGACCTGATCCACGCCTTTCCCCTTACTTCCACAGCCATCAGGGAGCTCGGCAAATCAATCTCTACCAATATTTTATCCCTCGGACTTCTCGCAGGGCTCGTTCCCCAGATCGATCTTGAAGGGCTGAAAACAGCTGTACGGAAAAGAATGCCGCCACATATTGTGGAAATGAATCTCAAGGCCCTGGACATCGGTTACGGCCTGGCCCCAAAGTGA